In Candidatus Paceibacterota bacterium, the genomic stretch TACATCCCAAATTGCTTACCCTTAATATTATTATTCCAAATACAAACGGTATGTACATCAACAAGGCATTCATCTACGGAAACTTGACTCGTGATCCTGAGTTGAAGACAACTCCAACGGGAACACAGGTCGCACAGTTTTCTGTCGCAACGAATCGTGTCTATAAGGACAAGAATGGTGCAAAGCAGGAAGAGGTGCAGTTTCATAACTGCGTCGCGTGGGCACAGCAGGCAGACACACTTTGCCGTTACATGAAGAAGGGTAGTGCGATTTTCGTTGAAGGTCGTATCCAGACTCGCTCATGGGACGCAAAGGATGGTACAAAGCAGTATCGCACGGAGATCGTCGTGGAGAACTTCCAGT encodes the following:
- a CDS encoding single-stranded DNA-binding protein gives rise to the protein MYINKAFIYGNLTRDPELKTTPTGTQVAQFSVATNRVYKDKNGAKQEEVQFHNCVAWAQQADTLCRYMKKGSAIFVEGRIQTRSWDAKDGTKQYRTEIVVENFQFGPKVGGMGTSDFGGAAKSAAAPAHAPSASSAAPMPELETIEYPSDDINPDDIPF